The Deltaproteobacteria bacterium genome includes a window with the following:
- a CDS encoding leucyl aminopeptidase: MLKITQYNDEVIKSNYDFIVLALFEKNFQTDVCLTINKVLNGALLAAAKEEHFTAKEKDSVVINTLGRLKAKRVALLGIGNKQEYNEQTSELLGQRVVKIAQRVSANTILLVLPPNLQATKHLTVISRSAMLANYRFNRYRQKKLPQSVPTLLAIQTNDNLTKSRFKSLQSYATVIASAVTLARDLVNEPPCVLYPEAFALQAAKQARFHGLIFKKLSARELEKHNMRLLLAVGAGSAHKPCLVHLVYKAKKSTRNKKPLVLVGKGITFDAGGLCLKPPTSMDGMKSDMAGAAAVLAAMTAIAKLKPAQDVHAIIALAENMPAGNAMRPGDIIFSAAQKSVEIINTDAEGRLILADAFHFALKQSPAAIIDVATLTSACVIALGNTTAGLFCNDDKLAQQIENSAKQEGESLWRMPLLTSHKAQLKSEVADIRNVGAREGSAITAAMFLKEFIGKTPWAHIDIAGLAMSKANGETKSATGFAVATLVNLAVSQK, from the coding sequence ATGCTAAAGATTACTCAGTATAATGATGAAGTAATAAAATCTAATTACGATTTCATTGTGTTAGCATTATTTGAGAAAAATTTTCAAACAGATGTATGTCTGACTATCAATAAAGTTCTAAACGGAGCGTTGTTAGCTGCTGCTAAAGAAGAACACTTTACCGCAAAAGAAAAAGATTCGGTAGTGATTAATACACTGGGAAGACTCAAAGCTAAGCGAGTTGCTTTATTAGGTATAGGCAATAAACAAGAATATAATGAGCAGACATCAGAATTGTTAGGTCAAAGAGTTGTAAAAATTGCCCAACGAGTTAGCGCTAACACAATATTGCTGGTTCTGCCACCAAACTTGCAAGCCACCAAACATTTAACTGTTATTAGTCGTTCGGCAATGCTGGCAAATTATCGCTTTAATCGTTATCGCCAAAAGAAATTACCGCAAAGCGTTCCAACACTATTAGCTATACAAACAAATGATAATTTGACTAAATCTCGTTTTAAATCTCTACAAAGCTACGCTACCGTTATTGCTTCGGCAGTAACCCTGGCGCGTGATTTGGTTAACGAACCTCCCTGTGTTTTATATCCTGAAGCTTTTGCGCTACAAGCAGCGAAACAAGCGCGCTTTCATGGCCTGATTTTTAAAAAGCTAAGCGCACGCGAACTTGAAAAACACAATATGCGATTATTACTGGCAGTTGGGGCAGGCAGTGCGCATAAACCTTGTCTCGTTCATCTTGTTTATAAAGCTAAAAAATCAACACGTAATAAAAAGCCATTAGTTTTAGTGGGTAAGGGTATTACTTTTGATGCCGGTGGCTTATGTCTTAAACCGCCAACAAGTATGGATGGTATGAAATCTGATATGGCCGGGGCTGCGGCTGTACTTGCCGCTATGACCGCAATCGCGAAGCTTAAACCCGCACAAGATGTTCATGCTATTATTGCACTAGCTGAAAATATGCCAGCAGGTAATGCAATGCGACCTGGAGATATAATTTTTAGTGCTGCTCAAAAAAGTGTTGAAATCATTAATACCGATGCAGAAGGACGCCTAATTTTAGCTGACGCTTTTCATTTTGCCCTTAAACAATCACCTGCTGCAATAATTGATGTAGCAACATTAACCAGTGCTTGTGTAATTGCTCTTGGTAATACGACTGCGGGACTGTTCTGCAATGATGATAAGCTTGCTCAACAGATAGAAAATAGTGCTAAACAAGAAGGTGAAAGTTTGTGGCGTATGCCTTTGCTAACATCACATAAAGCACAATTAAAAAGTGAGGTAGCCGATATTCGTAATGTTGGTGCCCGTGAAGGTAGTGCTATTACTGCAGCGATGTTTTTAAAAGAATTTATCGGTAAGACACCATGGGCTCATATTGATATCGCTGGCCTGGCAATGTCTAAAGCAAATGGTGAGACTAAAAGCGCTACTGGTTTTGCGGTAGCAACATTGGTTAATTTAGCGGTGTCTCAAAAGTAG
- the ybeY gene encoding rRNA maturation RNase YbeY → MGCPKAELSLLITDDQEIHELNKQWRGKDKPTDILSFSQLTARVKDLQELGPAPLLGDIVISYDMVKRQATFYRCSLDEEIDRLLVHGVLHLLGHDHVNGGHQARIMKDAEKTLIRKLRRTHKLLCK, encoded by the coding sequence TTGGGTTGTCCTAAAGCTGAACTATCCTTATTAATTACTGATGACCAAGAAATTCATGAGTTAAATAAACAGTGGCGTGGTAAAGATAAGCCGACCGATATATTGTCATTTTCTCAATTAACAGCGCGAGTTAAGGACTTGCAAGAATTAGGTCCCGCACCACTCTTAGGTGACATAGTAATCAGTTATGATATGGTAAAACGTCAAGCTACCTTTTATCGCTGTAGTCTTGACGAGGAAATAGATCGTTTATTAGTACATGGTGTGCTGCATTTATTAGGTCATGACCATGTTAACGGTGGTCATCAGGCACGAATAATGAAAGATGCCGAAAAAACATTAATACGTAAATTACGTCGAACTCATAAACTGCTATGCAAATAG